From the Triticum urartu cultivar G1812 chromosome 4, Tu2.1, whole genome shotgun sequence genome, the window TATTGGACATCAATGGTATCGGAGTGCGCCTCTTAACGAGGGTGATTTAAGTGCAACGAAATGTACCGGTGGTTCGCGAAGCATCTGGCTTACCGGTCATCTCCCATTCCCGTCGTCGAGAGACTAAAAGAACTATAGCATGCCAGAAACGGGGAGTTGAGGTGGTTAGACCTATACCCCGAAATGCTCCCAGCATAGGAGCCTATGGTTCCATTCTTGTTATTGCTGGAGGTACACATACCTCTTCTCGGTGTGGTGGAGCGATATACGAAAAATAGATGCTAAGCCTGCAATGTCCGATAACGGGGCTTCAGTAGTGAATCTATCGGCACCACAGCAGTGGCATACAACTTTGGACCTAAGGGCAGGTCCCGTTACCTTTCGGAATGGGGGATCCCCGTTGGCAACAACCACGGTAGTAGTTGCGGAACTACTGGGCCAAGAGAGGACAACCTGTTGTTCctgctcctccttcttcgcttcGGGGACGGAGGTCCTACGGTAGGTAAGAGCACGCACAAGCACTTGACCGAAGGGGACCAGCGCTTCTACTCCTCCACCGAGGAGCCGTTCTTGCGAGAAGCAAGGGATGTCGTGAACGGTGGGAGGTCAAAGAAAGAGAATTGACCTCTGAATACAGTGATCCTATGATCTAGATAGACTCCGTCCTTTTTTTTTTTAGATAAGGGTGACTCAAGAAATTGGGGGTGGGACCTGCTGGCATAATGCAGGCTGGAACGTGGGAATTCGAGGTCTCATGAACGAGTTTTTTTTCGTGGACAAACATACTTTCCGGTCTTTTTTATGGATCCTTTTAGATCTACGGGCCGGCCGTTCACATGAGCATAGGGAATCTATACTCGAGCCTTCGACTTGGCCCCTGGCAGGATAGGTGAGGAATCACTCTTGAGATCTGATCTATTGGGGCCTACAACTTCGCCAAAGCCGACTAGCATCCCTTTCCGTGGTGAACTGGCCGTCCCATACCTTCATTTTGTCTCATGTGTGTTGAACATTGTCTTCCTCGGTTCCAGCTTCACTGATGTAGGTAGGGCTGGGCGAGAAAGGGTCCCCTCTTGCCTATTAGTAAGCGGGCCTTCGATTCCACCGGGGTCTTACGGTCTCATAGAGGGGGGAGAACTACCTAACTAAAGAAGAATAGTGCTCTTTATAAATAAGAGTAGGCGTGGAGAGCTTTTTGCGGGGAAACTTGCAAGTCAAGTTTGGGGGGAGGCGGGCGTCGACCCAACCTTATGAGTATTCGGACTATAACAGTTCCGATGAACAGTCACTCACTTTTGACAGTTATACGATTCCAGAAGATGATCCAGAATTGGGTCAATCACGTTTATTAGAAGTTGACAATAGAGTGGTTGTACCAGCCAAAACTCATCTACGTATGATTGTAACACCCGCTGATGTACCTCATAGTTGGGCTGTACCTTCCTCAGGTGTCAAATGTGATGCTGTACCTGGTCGTTCAAATCTTACCTCCATCTCGGTACAACGAGAAGGAGTTTACTATGGTCAGTGCAGTGAGATTCGTGGAACTAATCATGCCTTTACGCCTATCGTCGTAGAAGCAGTGACTTTGAAAGATTATGCGGATTGGGTATCCAATCAATTAATCCTCCAAACCAACTAAACCGGGGAAGCTGAAGCGGAAATGCAATTCTCGGGTGAGGGAAGGGGGAAGCTCCAGGAAGGCTTCGCTCGCTCGCTCAAAAAGCTCTAACGCTCGTTTACGAGTGGAGTGCATAAGCCCTTATTGAAGTAGGGTGAGGCCTTACTACACGAGCTCGTAAGTCAAGCACGGAACGAGCCTTGTCTACGAAGCTTCGCTTCATCATCTTGCTTGCTTCTGGCGAAGCTTAACGCACTATAACATAGGCATGCATGATGGTATGGTAGGAAGACTCCTTTTAAGGCCGACCACTACATAGGAGCGATAGGAAGCCAAGCCGTCAAAAGGAAAGGCGAGCAGCCCTTATTGCAATAGCAAACGGCCTACTTATAGCCCTATTTATACCCTTTCTCGGGGACTTCAACGGGCCTTACAAGCTCAATAAATTGCAATTCTTCACCTTTTCCTCAGACAGTGGGAATGCATTTTCTTACTTGATTGACATTGACAGATATGTGTACCACACCGAACAAGCAATATGTCATATGCTTGATGTACCAGCCAAGCCAGCTCTTTTTTTCTCAGTTCCCT encodes:
- the LOC125552321 gene encoding cytochrome c oxidase subunit 2 is translated as MILRSLSCRFLTIALCDAAEPWQLGSQDAATPMMQGIIDLHHDIFFFLILILVFVSRMLVRALWHFNEQTNPIPQRIVHGTTIEIIRTIFPSVILLFIAIPSFALLYSMDGVLVDPAITIKAIGHQWYRTYEYSDYNSSDEQSLTFDSYTIPEDDPELGQSRLLEVDNRVVVPAKTHLRMIVTPADVPHSWAVPSSGVKCDAVPGRSNLTSISVQREGVYYGQCSEIRGTNHAFTPIVVEAVTLKDYADWVSNQLILQTN